The following coding sequences lie in one Leptospira ryugenii genomic window:
- a CDS encoding diguanylate cyclase — translation MALAHILIIEDSEIEARLLERWLRKHRYETTIALNVKEARDQIGEKEIDVVLMDWSLPDGEGIDLIKELMDSSPSGWLPIIMITSHQESSKVKEAFEAGATDFMRKPADEIELLARIYGALRIKGLQELLLETSIRDPLTNLYNRRYMDDRVTQEFFRCKRHGHPFSICLLDIDHFKHVNDTYGHDMGDSVLRCIATILKNHLRQTDVVARYGGEEYLILLPETNLQNALLVMEKIRNLVASHKQVTEDNREFFITFSGGISGGQIQTNDSVFQYMREADRLLYVAKESGRNKVLVQDKN, via the coding sequence ATGGCCCTAGCTCATATATTAATCATAGAAGACTCGGAAATCGAGGCCAGACTATTGGAGCGTTGGCTGCGTAAACATCGTTACGAAACCACCATAGCTTTGAATGTCAAAGAAGCACGAGACCAAATAGGAGAAAAGGAAATCGATGTGGTTTTGATGGATTGGTCTCTTCCCGATGGAGAAGGGATCGATCTCATAAAAGAACTCATGGATTCTTCTCCTTCTGGATGGCTTCCCATTATCATGATCACAAGCCACCAAGAATCAAGCAAAGTGAAGGAAGCATTCGAAGCTGGGGCAACAGATTTTATGCGTAAACCCGCCGATGAGATTGAACTCCTTGCCAGGATCTATGGTGCACTTCGCATCAAAGGCCTTCAAGAATTGTTATTAGAGACATCGATCCGTGATCCTTTGACAAATCTTTATAATAGACGTTATATGGATGACCGCGTCACCCAAGAATTTTTCCGCTGCAAAAGGCATGGGCATCCATTTTCTATTTGTTTATTAGACATCGATCATTTCAAACATGTGAACGATACGTACGGACATGATATGGGTGATTCTGTATTGAGATGTATTGCCACAATTCTTAAGAACCACCTTCGGCAAACAGATGTAGTCGCTCGGTATGGTGGGGAAGAATATTTAATCTTACTACCAGAAACCAACCTTCAAAACGCTCTTCTCGTAATGGAAAAAATAAGAAATTTAGTCGCAAGCCATAAGCAGGTAACAGAGGATAATCGAGAATTTTTTATTACCTTTAGCGGCGGAATCAGCGGTGGCCAAATCCAAACCAACGATTCAGTATTCCAGTATATGAGAGAAGCTGATCGATTGCTCTATGTTGCCAAAGAGTCTGGAAGAAATAAAGTTCTCGTACAAGATAAAAATTGA